In one window of Frigoriglobus tundricola DNA:
- a CDS encoding DUF1559 domain-containing protein has translation MLRTHRPRRAAHGGFTLIELLVVIAIIAILIGLLLPAVQKVRSAAARLSCSNNMKQMGLALMMYHDSYQKFPYGSNDDGQDASGNKIAYLPWGVMILPYIEQQNLYARFNVSLPFNVPPNNTNVADPTQNPAANAIKTYQCPASPSRGAVYQDTWDGNPNAYGPYSGPASWTVSASDYIGISGLLGSLTGKFYPGASFDHNGVLTDNFQVRIGDITDGTSNTWVVGEQGGAPNVYGSGPKVLASPPYDPTATGLYISGNGWADENNGDQWFGGSSFDGTNPVGGGTCMINCSNIQGFFSFHTGGANFLYADGHVQYVPQSLDPKTAILLISFRDGMVIPDY, from the coding sequence ATGTTGCGCACTCATCGCCCGCGCCGGGCCGCGCACGGCGGGTTCACGCTGATCGAGCTGCTGGTGGTGATCGCCATTATCGCGATCCTGATCGGCCTGCTCCTGCCCGCCGTCCAGAAGGTCCGCTCGGCCGCGGCCCGGCTGTCGTGTTCGAACAACATGAAGCAGATGGGCCTGGCCCTGATGATGTACCACGACTCGTACCAGAAGTTCCCGTACGGGTCCAACGACGACGGTCAGGACGCCAGTGGGAACAAGATCGCGTACCTCCCGTGGGGCGTCATGATCCTGCCCTACATCGAGCAGCAGAACCTGTACGCCCGCTTCAACGTCAGCCTGCCGTTCAACGTCCCGCCGAACAACACCAACGTGGCCGACCCGACCCAGAACCCGGCGGCCAACGCCATCAAGACGTACCAGTGCCCGGCCTCGCCCAGCCGCGGCGCCGTCTACCAGGACACCTGGGACGGCAACCCCAACGCGTACGGCCCGTACTCCGGCCCGGCGTCGTGGACCGTATCGGCCAGCGACTACATCGGGATCAGCGGGCTGCTGGGGTCGCTGACCGGGAAGTTCTACCCGGGCGCGTCGTTCGACCACAACGGGGTCCTCACGGACAACTTCCAGGTGCGGATCGGGGACATCACCGACGGCACGTCCAACACGTGGGTCGTCGGTGAACAGGGCGGCGCGCCGAACGTGTACGGCAGCGGGCCGAAGGTGCTGGCCTCGCCGCCCTACGACCCGACCGCGACCGGCCTGTACATCTCCGGCAACGGGTGGGCCGACGAGAACAACGGGGACCAGTGGTTCGGGGGCAGCAGCTTCGACGGCACGAACCCAGTGGGCGGGGGGACGTGCATGATCAACTGCTCGAACATCCAGGGGTTCTTCAGCTTCCACACCGGTGGGGCCAACTTCCTGTACGCCGACGGTCACGTCCAGTACGTCCCGCAGTCGCTGGACCCCAAAACGGCCATCCTGCTCATCTCGTTCCGGGACGGCATGGTCATTCCCGATTATTGA
- a CDS encoding carboxypeptidase-like regulatory domain-containing protein produces the protein MRRVWIACVCLTGVSCADRYNGRPPHPTTGTVLVNGEPAGGATVVFHHVGDWGPRSIVPQAVTGADGRFVLSTYELEDGAPAGEYRVTIEWPAYRLKKLGPDKLGGKFAKPETSDLTARVNKGKNDLPPFDLKARVVEHKKP, from the coding sequence ATGAGACGTGTCTGGATCGCGTGTGTGTGCCTGACCGGGGTGTCGTGCGCGGACCGGTACAACGGCCGCCCGCCGCATCCCACGACCGGAACCGTTCTGGTCAACGGCGAGCCGGCCGGGGGGGCGACCGTGGTGTTCCACCACGTCGGCGACTGGGGGCCGCGCTCCATCGTGCCCCAGGCCGTGACCGGAGCGGACGGGCGGTTCGTCCTCTCGACCTACGAACTCGAGGACGGCGCCCCCGCCGGCGAGTACCGGGTCACGATCGAGTGGCCCGCGTACCGGCTGAAAAAGCTCGGCCCCGACAAGCTCGGCGGCAAGTTCGCCAAGCCCGAGACCTCCGACCTGACGGCCCGCGTGAACAAGGGAAAGAACGACCTGCCCCCCTTCGACCTGAAGGCCCGGGTCGTCGAGCACAAGAAGCCATAA
- a CDS encoding heparan-alpha-glucosaminide N-acetyltransferase domain-containing protein: MSAPAPAPGPAPRITSVDQFRGFVVAGMVLVNFLGDFDRVRADAPVLLHHNTYFSFADTVMPAFHFAVGFALRLTYLRRRTRTGPGATWAHFAQRLVGLALIGVVLEAAEEKRADWADFHTRTFWDVLGPLLKSGFWNTLTIIAVTSLWVLPVVGAGARTRLAFLVAGSALHLVCCATFYFPFMEGQPSPLSGIWGGDRPRGLDGGPLGFLAWAVPQLVGTFAYDLLARTRPLHAFVALLVWGTLFSAAGYALSCVAMLYPPTDPPTRNEGGITVAASPVVLPFDRVPADPRALLADPPFVQPSAGDQRQLNYWLMTKRVVPLPFQLASTGYALLVFAAFVLVCDAGGCALGLFRTFGQNALAAYLTHEIVGRAVSNYAPHDAPWPWIAGSFVAYSLLTYAFVRQLERKNIFLRM, translated from the coding sequence ATGTCCGCGCCCGCTCCCGCCCCGGGGCCCGCCCCCCGGATCACGTCGGTGGACCAGTTCCGCGGGTTCGTCGTTGCGGGGATGGTGCTGGTCAACTTCCTGGGCGACTTCGACCGGGTCCGGGCCGACGCCCCGGTGCTCCTGCACCACAACACGTACTTCAGTTTCGCCGACACCGTCATGCCGGCGTTCCACTTCGCGGTCGGGTTCGCGCTGCGGCTGACCTATCTGCGGCGCCGCACGCGGACCGGGCCGGGGGCCACCTGGGCGCACTTCGCCCAGCGCCTCGTGGGCCTGGCCCTCATCGGCGTCGTCCTCGAGGCCGCCGAGGAGAAGCGGGCGGACTGGGCCGACTTCCACACCCGGACCTTCTGGGACGTGCTCGGGCCGCTCCTGAAGAGCGGCTTCTGGAACACGCTCACGATCATCGCCGTGACGTCGCTCTGGGTGCTCCCGGTCGTCGGGGCCGGCGCCCGGACGCGCCTGGCCTTCCTGGTTGCCGGCTCGGCCCTGCACCTGGTCTGCTGCGCCACGTTCTACTTCCCGTTCATGGAAGGGCAGCCGAGCCCCCTGAGCGGCATCTGGGGCGGGGACCGGCCGCGCGGGCTCGACGGCGGGCCGCTCGGGTTCCTGGCCTGGGCGGTGCCCCAGCTGGTCGGGACGTTCGCTTACGACCTCCTGGCCCGGACCCGCCCGCTCCACGCGTTCGTCGCGCTCCTGGTATGGGGCACGCTCTTCTCGGCGGCCGGTTACGCACTGTCCTGCGTCGCCATGCTGTACCCGCCGACCGACCCGCCGACCCGGAACGAGGGCGGAATCACCGTCGCCGCCTCGCCCGTGGTCCTGCCCTTCGACCGGGTCCCCGCAGACCCGCGGGCACTGTTGGCCGACCCGCCGTTCGTGCAACCGTCGGCCGGGGACCAGCGCCAGTTGAACTACTGGCTGATGACCAAGCGGGTGGTCCCGCTGCCGTTCCAGCTCGCGTCCACCGGTTACGCCCTGCTGGTGTTCGCCGCGTTCGTTCTGGTCTGTGACGCCGGCGGGTGCGCCCTGGGTTTGTTCCGGACGTTCGGCCAGAACGCCCTGGCGGCGTACCTGACCCACGAGATCGTGGGCCGTGCCGTTTCGAACTACGCCCCGCACGATGCGCCGTGGCCCTGGATCGCCGGGAGCTTCGTCGCCTACTCACTTCTGACCTACGCGTTCGTGCGGCAGCTCGAGCGCAAGAACATCTTCCTCCGGATGTAG
- a CDS encoding CHAT domain-containing tetratricopeptide repeat protein encodes MTRFTIAVLAVALAGALARAADPPRALAAEERKQLEAKWLELNEAGDKAYRAGRPADALQPLEGALAVARKLYPEAEFKEGHLGLAQSLCALGAEYRNQGKLAAAEPLLTDGLEMRKRLLKGRDHPDLAQSLNWLALLYRDQGQLAAAEPLYKDALAMRKRLCEGRDHFDLAQSLNNLGLLYRDQGQPAAAEPLIKGALEMRRRLFKGQDHFSLPNSLGALGFVFQDQGKLSAAEPLFKEALEMNSRLFKGQDNFRLAISMNNLGLLYQAQGKLSAAEPLLRDTREMLQRLFQGQDHPELATSLNNLGLLYQAQGKPAAAEPLLTGALDMLQRLFQGQDHPGLATSRINLGLLYHDQGKLSAAEPLLTGAPDMFRRLFKGQDHPHLARSLNYLGFLYMDQGKLSAAEPLFKDSLAMHKRLTVEYAGRKSEGEALTFAATQPLTRDAYLSLARKRAGQQGVPFDAGSTYAALWTAKGTVARVFEHRQARARAASTGSAVAAQLDALAAARRRRAELLVAPVTKDPGTLKARETELKALDDRIAGFNESLPKALPAVARLKRLDGAALGDLQAALPADAALVDYVRYTFFEWDNDRPFGEKTTKTWRYVAFVVTRADVVRVDLGTEAAIRPAVRAWRAAITGGKPVPAEVPAKVREQVWDTVRKTLPATTKTVYVCPDADLCGLPFSALPGDKPGTIVLEEFAVATVPHAPFLLDKLWPGAARPAPPTGALVVGGVKYDADVGAGPKGAEPLVKPGARVGWGFLPNTVGELNGVTSAAAAKKIPVTRLEGERATTAAVLESLPQVSAAHFATHGFFADPSFRGLFELDEKDFAHSRRGERIGRAANSPLVMTGLVFAGANRPQTPGRGIVTGEALIDRDLSGLELAVLSACETGLGDLGAGGEGVFGLQRAFHYAGATNVVCSLWKVPDESTAALMNLFYTNLWGKNLSALEALRRAQLEVYRNPQKVPELAQGFRGKFERVPDAGGVQEVPPPKDGKAHPVFWAAFTLSGPGR; translated from the coding sequence ATGACCCGGTTCACGATCGCCGTGCTGGCCGTGGCGCTGGCGGGCGCGCTCGCGCGGGCCGCCGACCCGCCCCGGGCGCTCGCCGCCGAGGAGCGCAAGCAACTGGAGGCGAAGTGGCTCGAACTGAACGAAGCGGGCGACAAGGCGTATCGGGCGGGCCGGCCCGCGGACGCGCTGCAGCCGCTCGAAGGGGCACTGGCGGTCGCCCGGAAGCTGTACCCCGAAGCGGAGTTTAAAGAGGGGCACTTGGGCCTGGCCCAGAGCCTGTGCGCCCTGGGGGCCGAATACCGGAACCAGGGTAAGCTGGCGGCCGCCGAGCCGCTGCTCACGGACGGCCTGGAGATGCGCAAGCGGCTGCTCAAGGGCCGGGACCACCCCGACCTGGCCCAGAGCCTCAACTGGCTCGCGCTCCTGTACCGGGACCAGGGGCAGCTCGCCGCCGCGGAGCCACTGTATAAAGACGCCCTGGCGATGCGCAAGCGGCTCTGCGAGGGCCGGGACCACTTCGACCTGGCCCAGAGCCTGAACAACCTCGGGCTCCTGTACCGGGACCAGGGGCAGCCAGCGGCCGCCGAGCCGCTGATCAAGGGCGCCCTGGAGATGCGCCGGCGGCTGTTCAAGGGTCAGGACCACTTCTCCCTGCCCAATAGCCTGGGCGCCCTGGGCTTCGTGTTCCAGGACCAGGGAAAACTGTCGGCCGCCGAGCCGCTGTTCAAGGAAGCCCTGGAGATGAACAGTCGGCTGTTCAAGGGGCAGGACAACTTCCGCCTGGCCATCAGCATGAACAACCTCGGGCTCCTGTACCAGGCCCAGGGCAAGCTCTCCGCCGCGGAGCCGCTGCTCAGGGACACACGGGAGATGCTCCAGCGGCTGTTCCAGGGCCAGGACCACCCGGAACTGGCCACGAGCCTCAACAACCTCGGGCTCCTGTACCAGGCCCAGGGGAAGCCAGCGGCCGCCGAGCCGCTACTCACGGGCGCCCTGGACATGCTCCAGCGGCTGTTCCAGGGCCAGGACCACCCCGGCCTGGCCACGAGCCGGATCAACCTCGGGCTCCTGTACCATGACCAGGGTAAGCTGTCGGCCGCCGAGCCGCTGCTCACGGGCGCCCCGGACATGTTCCGGCGGCTGTTCAAGGGCCAAGATCACCCCCATCTGGCCCGGAGCCTGAACTACCTGGGCTTCCTCTACATGGACCAGGGTAAGTTGTCCGCCGCCGAGCCGCTGTTCAAGGACTCACTCGCGATGCACAAGCGGCTGACCGTCGAATATGCGGGCCGGAAGTCCGAGGGCGAGGCGCTCACCTTCGCCGCGACACAGCCGCTCACCCGCGACGCCTATCTGTCGCTCGCCCGGAAGCGCGCGGGACAACAGGGCGTCCCGTTCGACGCGGGTTCGACGTATGCGGCGCTGTGGACGGCCAAGGGGACCGTGGCGCGCGTGTTCGAGCACCGCCAGGCACGGGCCCGAGCGGCGTCCACCGGTTCCGCGGTGGCGGCCCAACTGGACGCCCTGGCCGCCGCGCGGCGCCGCCGGGCCGAGTTGCTCGTGGCTCCCGTCACGAAGGACCCGGGCACCCTCAAGGCGCGCGAGACCGAACTGAAGGCTCTCGACGACCGCATCGCGGGCTTCAACGAATCGCTGCCGAAAGCGCTCCCGGCGGTGGCCCGGCTGAAACGGCTGGACGGGGCCGCGCTCGGCGACCTCCAGGCGGCGCTCCCCGCGGACGCCGCCCTGGTCGATTACGTCCGGTACACGTTCTTCGAGTGGGACAACGACAGGCCCTTCGGGGAGAAAACGACGAAGACGTGGCGGTACGTGGCGTTCGTGGTGACGCGTGCGGACGTGGTGCGGGTGGACCTGGGCACGGAGGCCGCGATCCGGCCCGCCGTGCGCGCGTGGCGGGCCGCGATCACCGGTGGCAAGCCGGTCCCGGCCGAGGTGCCCGCGAAGGTCCGGGAGCAGGTCTGGGACACGGTTCGCAAGACGCTGCCCGCGACCACCAAGACGGTGTACGTGTGCCCGGACGCCGACCTGTGCGGGCTGCCGTTCTCGGCGCTTCCGGGCGACAAGCCGGGGACGATCGTGCTCGAAGAGTTCGCGGTGGCGACGGTCCCGCACGCGCCGTTCCTGCTGGACAAGCTGTGGCCCGGGGCCGCGCGCCCGGCCCCGCCGACCGGTGCGCTGGTGGTGGGCGGGGTCAAGTACGACGCCGACGTGGGTGCCGGGCCGAAGGGCGCCGAACCGCTGGTGAAACCCGGTGCGCGGGTCGGCTGGGGGTTCCTGCCGAACACGGTGGGCGAGCTGAACGGGGTGACCTCCGCGGCGGCGGCCAAGAAGATCCCGGTCACCCGCCTGGAGGGGGAACGGGCCACCACCGCAGCGGTGCTGGAGTCCCTGCCGCAGGTGAGCGCAGCGCACTTCGCCACGCACGGGTTCTTCGCGGACCCCTCGTTCCGCGGGCTCTTCGAGCTGGACGAGAAGGACTTCGCGCACTCGCGGCGCGGCGAGCGGATCGGGCGGGCGGCGAACAGCCCGCTGGTGATGACGGGCCTGGTGTTCGCGGGGGCGAACCGGCCACAGACGCCGGGCCGGGGGATCGTGACCGGTGAAGCGCTGATCGACCGCGACCTGTCGGGTCTGGAGCTGGCGGTGCTGAGCGCCTGCGAGACGGGGCTGGGGGACCTGGGCGCGGGCGGGGAGGGCGTGTTCGGGCTGCAGCGCGCGTTCCACTACGCGGGGGCGACCAACGTGGTGTGCTCGCTGTGGAAGGTGCCCGACGAGAGCACCGCGGCCCTGATGAACCTGTTCTACACCAACCTGTGGGGCAAGAACCTGAGCGCGCTGGAGGCGCTGCGACGGGCTCAACTGGAGGTGTACCGGAACCCGCAGAAGGTGCCGGAACTGGCCCAGGGCTTCCGAGGCAAGTTCGAGCGGGTGCCGGATGCGGGCGGGGTGCAGGAGGTCCCGCCCCCGAAGGACGGTAAGGCGCACCCGGTGTTTTGGGCCGCGTTCACCCTCTCCGGGCCGGGACGTTAG
- a CDS encoding protein kinase domain-containing protein: protein MGGGPVCCSPRTIAWRPAAYRRRWSVPGPSIPSDDDLHQFLLGALPEERVERVRAWLDAAPAHAERLAGLAAPDEFAARGGARPRAAAGGRGRARRPRRGRRAPGRGRGKRLSPNATPARGPRARSPVRTVGPRRAWGSTAWCVRSAAAAWVWFWRWPTTRSAAGRRPRCSTRTWSGNRTPSPGSCAKRARAAAVAHENVVPIWHFGTESGAPYIVMPLLKGESLDTHLKRAGALAAAEVVRIGREIAAGLGAAHAGGLVHRDMKPANVWLDEGTGRAIVLDFGLARLRDGTDALTESGALQGTPAFMAPEVLDGHPADARSDLFALGAILYQCATGRRAFPGATITAILKAVGTLDPDPPTAVNPLVPADLSALVMKLLAKNPAERVASAAAVGAALDALSAPRARGYTKTWIEPPAPKPRPVPRRPALVAAGVGLVALIAVGGWLGTRSRPTEVAQEPPKPEPAPVRYRGKVDVFVERVRDGKPRELRLDEPGALPLTANDRFRIRGEVDPPAYVYLVWVDPDHDVTAVYPWNPEADRWQGTRPATEEPTGKVRLPRDGWWRAPTAKPGVATMVLFARPTPLDVPDEVLERWFKELPELPLPPGGDGSAVWFDDYAAVTTDPARLRGFVRDETNDPFERWQGQLRKSLSGRAGFETAVSFARTGRK from the coding sequence GTGGGCGGCGGGCCGGTGTGTTGTTCCCCGCGCACGATCGCGTGGCGCCCGGCCGCGTACCGGCGGAGGTGGAGTGTGCCCGGTCCCTCGATTCCCTCGGACGACGATCTGCACCAGTTCCTGCTCGGCGCCCTTCCCGAAGAGCGCGTGGAACGGGTCCGCGCCTGGCTCGACGCCGCGCCGGCCCACGCCGAACGGCTCGCCGGGCTCGCGGCGCCCGACGAGTTCGCCGCGCGCGGCGGCGCGCGCCCGCGCGCCGCCGCGGGAGGACGCGGTCGAGCGCGTCGTCCGCGGCGTGGCCGCCGCGCTCCGGGCCGGGGACGGGGGAAACGCCTCTCGCCGAACGCGACACCAGCCCGCGGCCCGCGGGCCCGCTCGCCGGTGCGGACGGTTGGCCCCCGTCGCGCCTGGGGGAGTACCGCGTGGTGCGTGAGATCGGCCGCGGCGGCATGGGTGTGGTTCTGGAGGTGGCCCACGACGCGCTCGGCCGCCGGGCGGCGGCCAAGGTGCTCAACCCGGACCTGGTCCGGCAACCGGACGCCGTCACCCGGTTCCTGCGCGAAGCGCGCGCGCGCGGCGGCCGTCGCGCACGAGAACGTGGTCCCCATCTGGCACTTCGGCACCGAGAGCGGCGCGCCGTACATCGTGATGCCGCTCTTGAAGGGCGAATCGCTCGACACGCACCTCAAGCGCGCGGGCGCGCTGGCGGCCGCGGAGGTGGTGCGGATCGGGCGCGAGATCGCGGCCGGCCTGGGCGCGGCCCACGCGGGCGGGCTGGTGCACCGCGACATGAAACCGGCCAACGTGTGGCTCGACGAGGGCACCGGGCGCGCCATCGTGCTCGATTTCGGGCTCGCGCGGCTACGCGACGGCACCGACGCCCTCACCGAATCGGGCGCGCTCCAGGGCACCCCCGCGTTCATGGCCCCGGAGGTGCTCGACGGGCACCCGGCCGATGCCCGGTCCGATCTGTTCGCCCTCGGCGCGATCCTCTACCAGTGCGCCACCGGGCGACGGGCGTTCCCCGGCGCCACCATTACCGCGATCCTGAAGGCGGTCGGCACTCTGGACCCGGACCCGCCGACCGCGGTGAACCCGCTCGTACCGGCGGACCTGTCCGCGCTCGTCATGAAGCTGCTCGCGAAGAACCCGGCGGAGCGGGTCGCGAGTGCCGCCGCGGTCGGGGCGGCGCTAGACGCGCTGTCGGCGCCCCGGGCGCGGGGGTACACGAAGACCTGGATCGAGCCGCCGGCGCCGAAACCGCGGCCCGTGCCGCGCCGACCGGCCCTCGTGGCGGCCGGGGTCGGGCTGGTGGCGCTGATCGCGGTCGGGGGCTGGCTCGGCACGCGCTCCCGCCCGACGGAGGTCGCACAGGAGCCGCCGAAACCCGAACCCGCGCCGGTGCGGTACCGCGGCAAGGTGGACGTGTTTGTGGAGCGGGTGCGCGACGGCAAGCCGCGGGAACTGCGCCTGGACGAACCGGGCGCCCTGCCGCTGACCGCCAACGACCGGTTCCGTATCCGCGGCGAGGTCGATCCGCCCGCGTACGTGTACCTGGTGTGGGTGGACCCCGATCACGACGTAACGGCTGTGTACCCGTGGAACCCGGAGGCGGACCGGTGGCAGGGCACCCGGCCCGCGACCGAGGAACCAACGGGCAAGGTGCGCCTGCCGCGGGACGGGTGGTGGCGGGCGCCCACGGCGAAGCCGGGGGTGGCGACGATGGTGCTGTTCGCGCGGCCGACCCCGCTGGACGTGCCCGACGAGGTACTGGAGCGGTGGTTCAAAGAGCTTCCCGAGTTGCCGCTGCCGCCGGGGGGCGACGGATCGGCGGTGTGGTTCGATGACTACGCCGCGGTCACGACCGACCCGGCGCGGCTCCGCGGGTTCGTGCGCGACGAGACCAACGACCCGTTCGAGCGGTGGCAGGGACAGTTGCGGAAGTCGTTGAGCGGCCGGGCCGGTTTCGAGACCGCCGTGAGTTTCGCCCGCACGGGCAGAAAGTGA
- a CDS encoding RNA polymerase sigma factor codes for MADTSLTLLDRLRRPDQPDAWDRFARLYAPLLLEWARARGLQSADAEDLVQTVLVKLIRRLPTYERRDGQTFRGWLFTVCRNECHNFRTRPATRPVPGTDDPLATVLSPAAGDDPDEAEYRRALLHRALAVVRADFSPAVWAAFTRCALDGAPADRVAAELGVTANAVYLARNRVLTRVRSELAGLLD; via the coding sequence ATGGCCGACACCTCGCTCACGCTCCTCGACCGCCTGCGGCGGCCCGATCAGCCGGACGCCTGGGACCGGTTCGCGCGCCTGTACGCGCCGCTGTTATTGGAATGGGCGCGCGCGCGGGGCCTCCAGAGCGCCGACGCCGAAGATCTCGTTCAGACGGTGTTGGTGAAGCTGATCCGCCGGCTCCCCACATACGAGAGGCGCGACGGGCAGACGTTCCGCGGGTGGCTGTTCACCGTCTGCCGCAACGAGTGCCACAACTTCCGCACCCGCCCCGCCACCCGCCCCGTGCCCGGTACCGACGACCCGCTCGCCACCGTATTGTCCCCCGCGGCGGGCGACGACCCCGACGAGGCCGAGTACCGCCGCGCGCTGCTCCACCGGGCACTGGCGGTCGTGCGCGCCGACTTCTCCCCGGCGGTGTGGGCCGCGTTCACCCGCTGCGCCCTTGACGGGGCGCCCGCGGACCGGGTCGCCGCTGAACTGGGGGTCACCGCGAACGCCGTGTACCTGGCCCGCAACCGGGTCCTCACCCGCGTTCGCAGCGAACTGGCCGGTCTGCTCGACTGA
- a CDS encoding coiled-coil domain-containing protein: MSPSRTLLVAELILLPLLGWGVASAHIGGHLGGTLALVFFPIFLALRGFSWVQNHQNELDMEKAVIVAECLAVERDEAAETLAQTLQVTQRSEAAAATRLSHLSELFSKEQQRANRAERAADEFKHRSVLLRSERDQFEERLTARDASLAEAGAECERVGAELARSREDLAAAHEARDRLADELEDARGAAARAETHARNAADALERFRVQSDERVQTEHQRGQEARAAALRTEERARALETECARLAQLVAAHETEADRLRSELATREAAHRARLDSERARLGAAESAQLRLTRELEQQERERTALETDLAAEVAKGRELVTRLESAGDAERSLRAEVYHQRKLAKEAAAEAGEVVRLRASSWPPARP, translated from the coding sequence ATGTCCCCTTCAAGAACCCTGCTGGTCGCCGAGCTGATCCTGTTGCCGCTGCTGGGTTGGGGGGTCGCGTCGGCCCACATCGGGGGGCACCTCGGGGGCACCCTCGCGCTCGTGTTTTTCCCCATTTTCCTTGCCCTCCGCGGGTTCTCCTGGGTTCAGAATCACCAGAACGAATTGGACATGGAAAAAGCGGTGATTGTGGCCGAGTGCCTGGCGGTGGAACGGGACGAAGCGGCCGAGACGCTCGCGCAAACCCTTCAGGTAACGCAACGGAGCGAGGCCGCGGCGGCCACGCGGCTGTCGCACCTGTCGGAGCTGTTTTCAAAGGAGCAACAGCGCGCGAACCGGGCCGAGCGCGCCGCCGACGAGTTCAAGCACCGGAGCGTGTTGCTCCGCTCCGAGCGCGACCAGTTCGAAGAGCGTCTGACGGCCCGGGACGCGTCACTCGCCGAGGCGGGTGCCGAGTGCGAGCGTGTGGGCGCGGAACTGGCCCGGAGCCGGGAGGACCTGGCGGCGGCACACGAGGCCCGCGACCGCCTCGCGGACGAACTCGAAGACGCCCGGGGCGCGGCCGCGCGCGCGGAAACCCACGCCCGCAACGCGGCCGACGCCCTTGAGCGCTTCCGGGTCCAGAGCGACGAGCGGGTGCAGACCGAACACCAGAGGGGGCAGGAGGCCCGGGCCGCCGCGCTCCGCACCGAAGAACGGGCCCGCGCGCTCGAGACCGAATGCGCCCGACTGGCGCAACTCGTCGCCGCGCACGAAACCGAGGCGGACCGCCTCCGGAGCGAGCTGGCAACACGAGAGGCCGCGCACCGCGCCCGGCTCGATTCGGAGCGCGCCCGGCTCGGGGCCGCCGAGTCGGCGCAACTGCGCCTGACCCGCGAGCTCGAACAACAGGAGCGGGAGAGAACGGCCCTCGAAACTGACCTCGCCGCCGAAGTTGCGAAGGGGCGGGAACTGGTCACCCGGTTGGAGTCCGCAGGAGACGCGGAACGGTCCCTCCGGGCCGAGGTCTATCACCAACGAAAACTCGCAAAAGAGGCGGCCGCAGAAGCCGGCGAGGTCGTCCGCCTGCGCGCCAGCTCCTGGCCGCCAGCGAGGCCGTGA
- a CDS encoding coiled-coil domain-containing protein: protein MTEDLRGEHRRLQSEADAALIDAARDADRARRAEAAGAELDAELARCRVERNELRAAAAQAEERATAAEAELALERQAAAAGRQRLDELEEQLRAREGAAERARSALDRQVRELAAAAEATDLQLFELRGRLGAATESEQRSADRAERLADALAQARAKAADLEQQLASGAVIAPPSELELELAARADRIAELGRAVAARDAEIEWLLEQQAALWEPPVGARGAVADG, encoded by the coding sequence GTGACGGAGGACCTCCGGGGCGAGCACCGGCGCCTCCAGTCCGAGGCCGACGCCGCGCTGATCGACGCGGCCCGCGACGCCGACCGGGCCCGCCGCGCCGAAGCGGCCGGCGCCGAACTCGACGCCGAACTGGCCCGGTGCCGGGTCGAGCGGAACGAGTTGCGGGCCGCCGCGGCCCAGGCCGAAGAGCGGGCGACGGCCGCCGAAGCGGAACTCGCCCTCGAGCGCCAGGCGGCCGCCGCGGGCCGGCAGCGGCTCGACGAACTGGAAGAACAGCTCCGCGCGAGAGAGGGGGCGGCCGAGCGCGCCCGTTCGGCGCTCGACCGTCAGGTCCGGGAGCTCGCGGCCGCCGCCGAAGCGACCGACCTTCAACTGTTCGAACTCCGGGGCCGCCTGGGCGCCGCGACCGAGTCCGAACAGCGGAGCGCGGACCGCGCGGAGCGGCTGGCCGATGCCCTGGCCCAGGCGCGGGCGAAGGCCGCCGACCTCGAGCAGCAGCTCGCCTCGGGGGCGGTCATCGCGCCGCCGAGCGAACTCGAACTCGAGCTCGCGGCGCGGGCGGACCGGATCGCCGAACTCGGCCGGGCGGTTGCCGCGCGCGACGCGGAGATCGAGTGGCTCCTCGAACAGCAGGCCGCGCTCTGGGAGCCGCCCGTCGGTGCCCGCGGGGCCGTCGCGGACGGTTAG
- a CDS encoding TM2 domain-containing protein has product MDAPRSDISPKSRLVTLLLCYFVGVFGGHRFYAGKYAMGVLQLVTLGGLGVWVVIDLFRVLLGYFTDCDGHRIFRWMEPGSV; this is encoded by the coding sequence GTGGACGCGCCTCGATCCGACATCTCGCCCAAGTCCCGGCTCGTGACGCTGCTCCTTTGCTATTTCGTCGGGGTCTTCGGGGGGCACCGCTTCTACGCCGGAAAATACGCAATGGGTGTTCTTCAACTGGTCACGCTCGGCGGGCTCGGCGTCTGGGTGGTGATCGACCTGTTCCGGGTTCTCCTCGGGTATTTCACGGACTGTGACGGGCACCGCATCTTCCGTTGGATGGAGCCGGGGTCAGTCTGA